A window of Verrucomicrobiia bacterium genomic DNA:
CGGCCTTGGTTTGCGGACGCAGCTTGAACTGCCGGTCCATGTCCGGAAACACCTCGATGGGCGGGCGTCGGGACTTCCCGCCGCGGAGCCCGGCGATGGCGACCACCGCGACGACCGCGAGGGCGACCACCCCGAGCACCAGCTTGAAGCGCGGCCCAAACAGCGACAGAACGTACAGGAAGATCTTTTCAAACATGGGTCACTCCTCCTCCACGACCTCCACCGCCGAGGCTCCCGCGTGCTCCAGCAGCTCGCGGGTTTGTTCCGGGGAATACCGGGGGTCCGCCGATTCGATGAACACAAAATACTTGTCGTCCGACGCCTTCTTGAAGCGCTCCACGCGCAACAACGGGTTGTACAGCCGGGGCAGCCCGTTCAACAGCAGCATGCCGCCCAGGGTGCCAAACGCACTGAGCAGGATCGTCAGCTCATAGCTCACCGGAAAGGCGAACAGGGGGGTGAACAGCGGCTTGCCGCCGACCACCAGGGGATAGTCCGCCTTGTTCATGAACCAGATCATCCACATGCCGAAGAAGAACCCGGTGATGCCGCCGCAGAAGGTGAAATAGCCCACCTTCGACTTCCGCAGCCCCATGGCGTCATCCATGCCGTGGATCGGGAACGGGGTGAAGACATCCCACTTCCGGTAGCCGGCGTCGCGCACAGCCACCGCGGCATGCAGGATGTCGGCAGCCGTCTCGAACTGCGCCAGCAGGCCGATGGGACGGGGAACGGGGGCGCTCATCGCGTGAGGGGGATGCAGGGTTCCAGGGGACATTCAGTGGTGCTCCTTGGCGCCGCCCAGCGGATGGTGGGGATCCGCGTACGGGGTCACCGCCTTCACCTCGCTGATCGCGATGGCGGGCAGAAACCGGATGAACAACAGGAAGAGGGTCAGGAACAGTCCGAAACTGCCCGCAAAGGTCAGGACATCCACCCAGGTGGGCGTGAAGTACCCCCAGCTCGACGGCAGGTAATCGCGGTGCAACGACGTGACGATGATCACGAAGCGCTCGAACCACATGCCAATGTTGACCACGATCGAGACGCACCAGACGAACCACATGGTGGTCCGGAGCTTCTTGAACCAGAAGAGATGCGGG
This region includes:
- a CDS encoding DUF3341 domain-containing protein, whose protein sequence is MSAPVPRPIGLLAQFETAADILHAAVAVRDAGYRKWDVFTPFPIHGMDDAMGLRKSKVGYFTFCGGITGFFFGMWMIWFMNKADYPLVVGGKPLFTPLFAFPVSYELTILLSAFGTLGGMLLLNGLPRLYNPLLRVERFKKASDDKYFVFIESADPRYSPEQTRELLEHAGASAVEVVEEE